From a region of the Candidatus Gracilibacteria bacterium genome:
- a CDS encoding heme-binding protein, whose protein sequence is MLAFVFYILIGVIVSIMLWITISIISILNIEEPEYTVVENDGKFEIRDYAPYIFAQVEVTGPREQAIGIGFGKLASYIFGDNKTLKRNPNYQHSRVNAEITSESIKMTAPFIDIKTGNGTHIVQFIMPRKYSIKNLPVPSNSDIKILENPMTRRAVLKYGGITNSNIIDSKTRKLEVILGNNKIPKTGDIYSAQYNPPMTFPLLKRNEIMVDIG, encoded by the coding sequence ATGTTAGCCTTTGTGTTCTATATTCTGATTTGAGTCATAGTATCAATAATGCTATGGATTACTATATCCATAATCAGTATACTTAATATTGAAGAACCTGAATATACTGTTGTAGAAAATGATTGAAAATTTGAAATTCGTGATTATGCACCATATATTTTTGCTCAAGTAGAAGTTACAGGACCAAGAGAGCAAGCAATCTGAATCTGATTTTGAAAACTCGCTTCTTATATATTTTGAGATAATAAAACACTCAAAAGAAATCCAAATTATCAACATTCTCGCGTTAATGCAGAGATTACGAGTGAAAGCATAAAAATGACTGCACCTTTTATTGATATTAAAACAGGGAATTGAACTCATATTGTTCAGTTTATAATGCCGAGAAAGTATTCAATTAAAAATCTCCCAGTTCCTTCTAACTCTGATATAAAAATATTAGAGAATCCGATGACAAGAAGAGCAGTATTAAAATACGGTTGAATAACAAACTCAAATATTATAGATAGTAAAACAAGAAAATTAGAAGTCATTCTTTGAAATAATAAAATACCTAAAACTGGAGATATATATTCTGCACAATACAATCCACCAATGACCTTTCCTCTTTTAAAAAGAAATGAGATTATGGTAGATATATGATAA
- the ndk gene encoding nucleoside-diphosphate kinase, with the protein METTLILLKPDTVERGFIGQVLTRLEQKGLKINGLKMMQLDDAIVTEHYDFLADKPFFPSIKEYMMRTPVVAIAASGANAIATVRMLTGATNPQEALPGSIRGDFGLTIDGNIIHASDSAETAEIELKRFFKGENVFEYSRGFDGVL; encoded by the coding sequence ATGGAAACTACACTTATTCTTTTAAAACCAGATACGGTAGAAAGAGGATTCATTGGACAAGTATTAACGAGATTAGAACAAAAAGGACTTAAAATAAATGGTCTAAAAATGATGCAACTTGATGACGCAATAGTTACAGAACATTATGACTTTCTTGCTGATAAACCATTTTTTCCTAGCATAAAAGAATATATGATGAGAACTCCAGTAGTTGCTATAGCTGCTTCTGGTGCTAATGCTATTGCTACTGTGAGAATGCTTACAGGTGCAACTAACCCTCAAGAAGCACTTCCAGGTTCAATTAGAGGAGATTTCGGTCTTACTATAGATGGAAATATTATCCACGCTTCTGATTCAGCTGAAACTGCAGAAATTGAACTAAAAAGATTTTTCAAAGGTGAAAACGTATTTGAATATTCTCGAGGTTTTGATGGAGTTTTATAA
- a CDS encoding mechanosensitive ion channel family protein: MKYIKILFIVGALSYGLYYNFIGGNDISYWARFNYTNGALYLSYFHATLVFLTILISFGYLIDIIVKILKKFLVMLTLGHKKEYPILVTFSLRFLTLVKYLGALLIASFFIKENYITRNWLVNIQIIVATTLAVYFLSGVSRILLERKFQKLSNEKSSSASVLKFGNKVIFILIWFVGIAYILGNFGYNLNALLAGAGIGGLAIALAAQKSITNIFGAVTIILNKPFQIGDYVSINGQEGTVRDIGLSYVTLTDRAGHQVMMPNENIITSSIANMSVRESRRVDFIIGVVYSTSLEKVKEGVDVIESLLKRYQEKREISDDIRVTFDTFNSFSLDIKVTYFSLVGSLIEFNHQKQEINFEIKKIFEQSGIEMAFPTSEMIIKNETVPIKMSPKK, encoded by the coding sequence GTGAAATATATTAAAATACTCTTCATCGTATGAGCTCTCAGCTATGGTTTATATTATAATTTTATAGGTGGAAATGATATAAGCTATTGGGCACGATTTAACTATACTAATGGAGCGCTCTATCTCTCTTATTTTCATGCAACACTTGTATTCTTAACTATACTCATATCTTTTTGATACTTGATTGATATAATTGTAAAAATTCTCAAAAAATTTCTAGTTATGCTCACTCTTGGTCATAAAAAAGAATATCCAATCTTAGTAACTTTTTCACTTCGTTTTTTAACTCTAGTGAAATACTTGTGAGCACTATTGATTGCGAGTTTTTTTATAAAAGAGAATTATATTACAAGGAATTGGCTTGTAAATATACAAATAATAGTAGCTACTACTCTAGCTGTATATTTCCTAAGCTGAGTGAGTAGAATATTGCTTGAGAGAAAATTTCAAAAACTTTCAAATGAAAAATCATCAAGTGCTTCAGTACTGAAGTTTTGAAATAAAGTTATATTCATATTAATTTGGTTTGTTTGAATCGCATATATACTTTGAAACTTTTGATATAATCTCAATGCTTTATTGGCTTGAGCTTGAATTTGAGGACTTGCTATAGCTCTTGCAGCTCAAAAAAGTATTACAAATATATTTGGAGCTGTAACTATTATTCTTAATAAACCTTTTCAAATTTGAGATTATGTAAGTATTAATGGTCAAGAGTGAACAGTGAGAGATATCGGGCTGTCATACGTAACACTCACAGATAGAGCTGGTCATCAAGTGATGATGCCAAATGAAAACATTATTACGAGTTCTATTGCAAATATGTCAGTTCGAGAAAGTAGAAGAGTGGATTTTATTATTTGAGTTGTGTACTCGACAAGTCTAGAAAAAGTGAAAGAGTGAGTAGATGTAATAGAATCACTCCTAAAAAGATATCAAGAAAAACGAGAAATTAGCGATGATATACGTGTAACTTTTGATACATTTAATTCATTTTCATTGGATATAAAGGTGACTTATTTTTCACTCGTGTGAAGTCTGATTGAATTTAATCATCAAAAACAAGAGATTAATTTTGAAATTAAAAAAATATTTGAACAGTCATGAATTGAAATGGCATTTCCAACGAGTGAGATGATAATTAAAAATGAAACAGTTCCAATAAAAATGAGTCCAAAGAAATAA
- a CDS encoding DUF1993 domain-containing protein, which translates to MFYEIAVTHTTSRLKALDLFLKAMKKQAHKKGMTDAEVLALKLAPDMLDFAKQIQIATDNAKACIMRLTQKEAMTLEDNETTIDELLTRVEKTINYVNSATPDDFIGAQERNIEMDYFKDMHFTSAGYMMGFYLPNLYFHTTTAYNICRNHGFEIGKKEYIGELPLIPNK; encoded by the coding sequence ATGTTTTACGAAATTGCAGTAACTCACACAACTAGTAGACTCAAAGCTCTAGATTTATTTCTCAAGGCTATGAAGAAACAAGCTCATAAAAAGGGTATGACAGATGCTGAAGTATTAGCTCTTAAACTTGCTCCAGATATGTTGGATTTTGCAAAACAAATTCAAATCGCTACCGATAATGCAAAGGCTTGTATTATGAGACTGACGCAAAAAGAAGCAATGACTTTAGAAGACAACGAAACGACAATTGATGAGCTTCTCACAAGAGTTGAAAAAACAATTAATTATGTAAATAGTGCAACTCCTGATGATTTTATCGGGGCTCAAGAGAGAAACATAGAGATGGATTATTTCAAAGATATGCATTTCACCTCTGCTGGATACATGATGGGATTTTATCTTCCAAACTTATACTTTCATACAACAACAGCATATAATATATGTAGAAATCATGGATTTGAGATTGGAAAAAAAGAATACATAGGAGAACTTCCTCTTATTCCTAATAAATAA
- a CDS encoding RlmE family RNA methyltransferase → MKKDKFQAVKTSHKKKQGVGHQAKAQKVRKKRPAPYVMHDKYFQQAKREGYRARSVYKLKEIQEHFELITPNMNICDIGAAPGSFIQYIKRIIQDTGNIVGIDLKPIDKYSQTNINTLVHDIFEFDTLRPKINELIGDGNTFDLITSDIAPNTTGRKDIDQYASVELNIEILKFADEYLKKGGNLLLKVFKGEDFRDLTQEIQKRYNSFTEYKPFACRDRSFEEYVICFGKK, encoded by the coding sequence ATGAAGAAAGATAAATTTCAAGCAGTCAAAACATCTCACAAAAAGAAACAAGGTGTCTGACATCAAGCAAAGGCTCAAAAAGTTCGAAAAAAACGTCCTGCTCCTTATGTAATGCATGATAAATATTTTCAACAAGCTAAACGAGAAGGCTATAGAGCACGAAGTGTGTATAAACTCAAGGAAATTCAAGAGCATTTTGAGCTTATTACTCCAAATATGAATATTTGTGATATAGGAGCTGCTCCTTGAAGTTTTATACAGTATATTAAGAGAATCATCCAAGATACTGGGAATATCGTATGAATCGATCTTAAACCTATAGATAAATATTCTCAAACAAATATTAATACTTTAGTGCACGATATTTTTGAATTTGATACACTCAGACCCAAAATTAATGAGTTAATTTGAGATGGAAATACGTTTGATCTCATCACAAGTGATATTGCACCTAATACAACCGGAAGAAAAGATATTGATCAATATGCGAGTGTTGAACTGAATATCGAGATACTTAAGTTTGCAGATGAGTATTTAAAAAAATGATGAAATCTCTTGCTTAAGGTTTTCAAATGAGAAGATTTTAGAGACTTAACTCAAGAAATTCAAAAGAGATACAATAGTTTTACAGAGTATAAGCCATTCGCATGTCGAGATAGAAGTTTTGAAGAATATGTTATTTGTTTTTGAAAAAAATAA
- a CDS encoding radical SAM protein, with protein MILLQSGFFRAMCIDDSDLVIFNTCSVRQKGEDRVFGFLNEIDKFNELRKSSGVRGQIISGITGCMVRKTGLAKRYLETHESEEKIEKHSTKRIQLLKNKDGIHNYDDDLFRRTLLLDFTLRIEETKYLPLILSEIFGEKIGQEDKYDDYLKQVQQRENPFSASVIIQSGCDNYCTFCIVPFTRGAEVSREKEEILLETKNAVESGAKEITLLGQNVNSYGKQKNTKLWNTEKSKWNTEDNKLKIGVDLDDTLFVVLGEELLKQYNQKFHDIVKMDDIDTFDCGGIVELMNEYHIFESDNAHNLEIHSGGEKVLKGLKSEGHKIYVITSREIEAKDDTHTILNKYFGDDFFEDIIFIKDAGHDNKYTAANQHSLDIVIDDGPHHIQSYDTHFNGKICVFHAPWNRGIKENNSNIFRIIDWYDFENLLPKLSFTSPFRELLEELDDIKGLDRIRFTSSNPHDMTRDILDAHFDCHSTCNYLHFALQSGSDAMLKRMNRRHSYTDFKDMVDYMRSKDPLFSISTDIIVGFSGETEEMFQDTLRAMKECEFDYCYIARYSVRPNTLAAKMLPDDVPEAEKARRWHILNDALLESVKSRNARMIGRTEEILVSGSRDGVFFGRTRNFKEVFFKAPLDTKVGSILNVKITELDKYVLKGEFEKIILL; from the coding sequence ATGATTCTTCTCCAATCTGGTTTTTTTCGTGCCATGTGTATAGATGATTCTGATTTAGTTATTTTCAATACCTGTAGTGTTCGACAAAAGTGAGAAGATAGAGTTTTTTGATTTCTTAATGAAATAGATAAGTTTAATGAGTTAAGAAAATCTTCATGAGTAAGATGACAAATTATAAGTGGAATCACAGGGTGTATGGTTCGAAAAACTTGATTAGCTAAGAGATATTTAGAAACACACGAAAGTGAAGAAAAAATTGAAAAACACTCAACAAAAAGAATACAATTACTCAAAAATAAAGACTGAATTCATAACTATGATGATGATTTATTTCGTCGTACTTTACTATTAGATTTTACACTGAGAATTGAGGAAACAAAGTATTTACCTCTAATTTTAAGTGAAATATTTTGAGAAAAAATTGGTCAAGAAGATAAATATGATGATTATTTAAAGCAAGTTCAACAAAGAGAGAATCCATTTTCAGCTTCCGTGATAATACAATCTGGTTGTGACAACTATTGTACGTTTTGTATCGTTCCATTTACACGCTGAGCTGAAGTATCGAGAGAGAAAGAGGAAATACTTCTTGAAACAAAGAATGCAGTAGAGTCATGAGCAAAAGAAATAACGCTTCTCGGTCAAAATGTAAATTCTTATGGGAAACAAAAAAATACAAAACTTTGGAATACTGAAAAATCTAAATGGAACACTGAGGATAATAAGCTAAAAATATGAGTAGATCTTGATGACACACTATTTGTTGTGCTATGAGAAGAATTACTTAAGCAATATAATCAAAAATTTCATGATATTGTCAAAATGGATGATATAGATACCTTTGATTGTTGAGGAATCGTGGAACTAATGAATGAGTATCATATTTTTGAATCTGATAATGCCCATAATCTAGAAATTCATTCTGGATGAGAGAAAGTCTTAAAATGACTTAAGTCTGAGTGACACAAAATATATGTCATTACTTCAAGAGAAATAGAGGCAAAAGATGATACACATACTATTTTAAATAAATATTTTTGAGACGATTTTTTTGAAGATATTATTTTTATCAAAGATGCATGACATGACAATAAGTACACAGCAGCAAATCAACATTCTCTTGATATTGTAATTGATGATGGTCCTCATCATATACAATCCTATGATACTCATTTTAATGGAAAAATTTGCGTATTCCACGCACCTTGGAACAGGGGTATTAAAGAAAATAATTCTAATATTTTTAGAATTATTGACTGGTATGATTTTGAAAATCTCCTTCCTAAACTTAGTTTTACTTCACCATTTAGAGAATTACTAGAAGAGTTAGATGATATAAAATGACTTGACAGGATTAGATTCACTTCTAGTAATCCTCATGATATGACGCGCGATATTCTTGATGCACATTTCGATTGTCATTCTACTTGTAATTATCTACATTTTGCCCTGCAGTCAGGAAGCGATGCTATGCTCAAAAGAATGAATAGAAGACATAGTTATACAGATTTTAAAGATATGGTTGACTATATGAGGTCAAAAGACCCACTTTTTTCCATCTCTACTGATATAATAGTATGATTCTCTGGTGAAACAGAAGAAATGTTTCAAGACACTCTCAGAGCTATGAAAGAGTGTGAATTTGATTATTGTTATATCGCTCGATATTCAGTCAGACCAAATACGCTCGCAGCAAAAATGTTACCTGATGATGTTCCAGAGGCTGAGAAAGCGCGTAGGTGGCATATACTCAATGATGCACTTTTAGAATCTGTAAAAAGTAGGAATGCACGCATGATTGGAAGAACAGAGGAAATTCTTGTTTCCGGTAGTAGGGACTGAGTTTTTTTTGGAAGAACCAGAAATTTTAAAGAAGTTTTTTTTAAAGCGCCATTAGATACGAAAGTAGGGAGTATTTTGAATGTAAAAATAACTGAACTCGATAAGTATGTACTGAAAGGTGAGTTTGAAAAAATAATACTATTATAA
- a CDS encoding heme-binding protein codes for MKASKLGLGIGTAALTGIGAWVGLSYYAIKDIESPEYNLIEKKGKYEIREYKEYIVAETTVSGTHKDAMNNGFRTLATYIFGGNTSNDSIAMTSPVMEMKSEKISMTSPVMNTKSGDEHLIQFTMPSSYTLASLPIPDSDEVNLRTIPRRTVAVLRYSGYNSAKIIEKKKRQLLSFLELKDVEYNGPVTSAGYNPPLSFPLMRRNEVMVEISL; via the coding sequence ATGAAAGCCTCAAAATTATGACTCTGAATCGGAACTGCAGCTCTTACAGGTATTGGAGCTTGGGTTTGACTGAGCTATTATGCTATAAAAGATATTGAATCCCCTGAATACAATCTCATAGAGAAGAAAGGGAAATATGAAATCAGAGAATACAAAGAGTACATAGTTGCTGAAACTACTGTCTCATGAACACATAAAGATGCAATGAACAATGGCTTTAGAACTCTTGCAACGTATATATTTTGAGGAAATACAAGTAATGATTCCATCGCGATGACAAGTCCAGTTATGGAAATGAAGTCAGAAAAAATATCAATGACAAGCCCCGTTATGAATACAAAGTCTTGAGATGAGCATCTTATACAGTTTACTATGCCAAGCAGCTATACACTTGCATCTCTTCCAATTCCTGATAGTGATGAAGTAAATCTGAGAACTATACCAAGAAGAACAGTCGCAGTTTTGAGATATTCATGATATAACTCAGCAAAAATAATAGAAAAGAAAAAAAGGCAGCTGCTTTCATTTTTAGAACTCAAGGATGTTGAATATAATGGTCCTGTAACTTCAGCTTGATACAATCCACCTCTGAGTTTTCCACTCATGAGAAGAAATGAAGTCATGGTAGAGATTTCACTATAA
- a CDS encoding rhodanese-like domain-containing protein — MTIKRLESSDFKEVIKQEGVTLIDVRTKQEQDIFGVISENQTHIDIYKPEALDQIKKLPKEGRYLIYCYHGNRSQQIGNMMLELGFSDVSDLIGGIDEWKKLVG, encoded by the coding sequence ATGACAATAAAACGATTAGAATCTTCTGATTTTAAAGAAGTGATAAAACAAGAGTGAGTCACGCTTATAGATGTCAGAACAAAACAAGAACAGGATATTTTTTGAGTAATTTCTGAAAATCAAACACATATTGACATATATAAACCTGAAGCTCTTGATCAAATAAAAAAACTTCCCAAAGAAGGGAGGTATCTTATATATTGCTATCATGGAAACAGAAGTCAACAAATATGAAATATGATGCTTGAACTTTGATTCAGCGATGTTTCAGATTTAATTTGATGAATCGATGAATGGAAGAAATTAGTCTGATAA
- a CDS encoding S41 family peptidase: MKKITYFLLSFILTGLFSTGLHAAPEDKINREDTFIFLSNAVSKDIPESYQYIDLKFNDISEGSKLEIALQKLVYLNLIKNVEVSVQPSVAVNLYTFELLAKKILGLEISGSGTMSSKKQQYLLEKDLKSLENSLTSTPIEGKVSVTETPKNSSNSVLGDKEAIFNDVYSTLKNGFYDRSSLEDEALVNGAIKGLASGAGDIYTSYFPSVESTDFFSGLNGEFEGIGAYVEMNEPGILLIVSPVVDSPAEKAGIKAGDIVTQVDGKKVTPNNTLGEVVSWIKGPSGTTTTITILRGKEGLVKTFTVKREKITINNVDYRKQNSDTFYIQIKTFGDNVEREFNKAAENIGNDTSIKNIIIDVRNNPGGYLDEASLILSYFVPKGEPTAIVSNGTKDTKYVSLGFEIIDASQYNIIILQNAGSASASEILVGTLKDYFPKTVIIGEKSFGKGSVQSLKTYQDGSTLKYTTAKWFTGKTRKGIDHVGISPDVNLEYDIDMFKTQGIDNQLEEALKY; the protein is encoded by the coding sequence ATGAAAAAAATTACATATTTCCTTCTCTCATTTATTCTTACTGGACTCTTTTCAACAGGCCTACACGCTGCCCCTGAAGATAAAATAAATCGTGAAGATACATTTATATTTTTATCAAATGCTGTATCCAAAGATATTCCTGAATCATATCAATATATAGATTTAAAATTTAATGATATTTCAGAGTGATCAAAATTAGAAATAGCACTACAAAAACTTGTATATCTTAATCTTATTAAGAATGTTGAAGTGTCTGTACAACCTAGTGTTGCTGTTAATCTCTATACATTTGAACTTCTCGCTAAAAAAATACTTTGACTTGAAATATCGGGAAGTGGTACCATGAGTTCAAAGAAACAACAATATTTACTCGAAAAAGATCTTAAAAGCTTAGAAAACTCACTCACGTCAACACCAATTGAATGAAAAGTTTCTGTTACTGAAACTCCTAAAAATAGTTCTAACTCTGTTTTATGAGATAAAGAAGCTATATTTAACGATGTCTATTCTACTCTCAAAAATTGATTTTATGATCGTTCTAGCCTTGAAGATGAAGCATTAGTAAATGGAGCTATTAAATGATTAGCTTCTTGAGCCTGAGATATTTATACAAGTTATTTTCCTTCTGTTGAAAGTACTGACTTCTTTAGCTGACTCAATGGTGAATTTGAATGAATAGGAGCATATGTAGAAATGAATGAACCTGGAATATTACTTATTGTAAGTCCTGTAGTTGATTCTCCAGCTGAAAAAGCTGGTATTAAAGCCTGAGATATAGTAACACAAGTTGATGGTAAAAAAGTCACACCAAACAATACACTTGGAGAGGTTGTGAGTTGGATAAAAGGTCCAAGTGGAACTACAACGACCATCACAATACTAAGATGAAAAGAAGGTCTAGTAAAAACTTTTACCGTAAAAAGAGAAAAAATAACTATAAATAATGTAGATTACAGAAAACAAAATTCTGATACATTTTATATTCAAATAAAAACATTTGGAGACAACGTAGAAAGAGAATTCAACAAAGCAGCTGAAAACATCTGAAATGATACAAGTATAAAAAATATTATTATAGATGTACGAAATAATCCAGGTGGATATCTTGATGAAGCTTCACTTATACTCAGTTACTTTGTTCCAAAATGAGAGCCTACAGCTATAGTAAGTAATGGGACAAAAGATACTAAATATGTTTCACTATGATTTGAAATAATTGATGCGTCTCAATATAATATTATCATACTTCAAAATGCTGGAAGTGCTTCTGCTTCTGAAATACTTGTTTGAACTCTTAAGGATTACTTTCCTAAAACAGTTATCATTTGAGAAAAAAGTTTTTGAAAAGGTTCTGTTCAATCTTTAAAAACTTACCAAGATGGTTCAACTCTTAAGTATACAACAGCAAAATGGTTTACAGGAAAGACTCGAAAATGAATCGACCATGTTTGAATCAGCCCAGATGTAAATCTAGAATATGATATTGATATGTTTAAAACTCAGTGAATAGATAATCAGCTTGAAGAAGCACTCAAATATTAA
- a CDS encoding DNA translocase FtsK, with product MARRKKGLLSQIPEDYKTTAFALVFLFLGVIAFLGDTNSLIGKYLFGFLIQAFGSLYIWIFSPVLIILAVFLFKEKNLHFNSYRATGLLFYFTSLTTLIGWYNINYQAILNLYPVLESILGRLPLLFSFLILFFVSLFILFRYSIVHHALDTAKVLPTFSDFKDSYASEKKLTKAQREARGSVAKSKRLSVEEKKISKESSSLEKQLEELRREKEQLARMKQPKQLQLEKQKNRKVSVSGGNSGGAISSLFGSKKEINPAGKTEIPVKTFSNWQLPSLDLLTKRGTDIPVDEHEIRTKEIEIQESLLQFGIQVTMDGYKVGPTVIQYRLKPSKGVKLQSIVNLKKDLTLALHAKNIRIQAPIPGLGVVGIEVPNEERQTIGLHELLSDPGFQNKKLDIPIAIGKDVSGNLVFGDLTKMPHLLVAGQTASGKSVGMNGFLISMLYKFSPSELKLIMVDPKRVELSVYNGIPHLLTPVITNPEKALNSLKWCVAEMLRRYDMATKVNARNLKEYNAKVTKQERLPYIVIVIDELADLMMSGQKKEVEGNIARIAQMARAVGMHLIVATQRPSVDVITGLIKANIPSRIAFTVASQIDSRTVLDKMGAEDLLGRGDMLYFPTGNLSAERVQGMLVETDEIEAVVNQLKLTVDPDMLKNMQDPEIADGKSSTAGSIMEGYQGDQDESPEIIEKAIQVVKESKKGSTSLIQRKLGLGYARAAKVLDILEELGVVGPANGSKPRDVYVD from the coding sequence GTGGCAAGACGAAAAAAATGACTGCTTTCTCAAATTCCCGAAGATTATAAAACAACAGCATTTGCGCTCGTTTTTTTATTTTTATGAGTGATAGCATTTCTATGAGACACAAATTCACTTATATGAAAATACCTCTTTGGATTTTTAATCCAAGCTTTCTGAAGTCTCTATATATGGATATTTTCTCCTGTTCTGATTATCCTTGCGGTGTTTTTATTCAAGGAGAAAAATCTACATTTTAATAGCTATAGAGCCACGTGATTATTATTTTATTTTACCTCGCTTACAACACTCATAGGTTGGTACAATATAAACTATCAAGCTATTTTAAATCTCTATCCAGTATTAGAAAGTATACTTTGAAGACTTCCACTCTTATTTAGTTTCTTGATATTATTTTTCGTTTCTCTCTTTATATTATTTCGATATTCTATCGTACACCACGCGCTTGATACCGCAAAAGTACTTCCAACCTTTAGCGATTTCAAAGATAGCTACGCTTCAGAAAAAAAACTCACTAAAGCACAAAGAGAAGCTCGATGATCAGTTGCAAAATCAAAAAGACTCTCAGTAGAAGAAAAGAAAATATCAAAAGAATCATCAAGTCTTGAAAAACAACTTGAAGAACTCAGAAGAGAAAAAGAGCAACTTGCTCGGATGAAACAACCCAAACAACTCCAACTTGAAAAACAGAAAAATAGAAAAGTATCTGTCTCAGGAGGGAATAGTGGTGGAGCAATTTCCTCACTCTTTGGAAGTAAAAAAGAAATCAATCCTGCCTGAAAAACTGAAATCCCTGTGAAGACATTTAGTAATTGGCAACTTCCTAGTCTAGATCTTTTGACAAAACGAGGCACAGATATTCCAGTAGACGAACATGAAATAAGAACGAAAGAAATAGAAATACAAGAAAGTCTCCTACAATTTGGGATACAAGTAACGATGGATTGATACAAGGTTGGTCCAACCGTAATACAATATCGACTTAAACCGAGTAAATGAGTGAAGCTTCAAAGTATCGTAAATCTCAAAAAAGATCTCACACTTGCCCTTCACGCGAAAAATATTCGTATTCAAGCACCCATCCCAGGTCTCTGAGTAGTTGGTATTGAGGTTCCAAATGAAGAGCGACAAACTATAGGACTCCACGAGTTACTTTCTGATCCATGATTCCAAAATAAAAAACTCGATATTCCAATAGCCATATGAAAAGACGTCTCAGGAAATCTTGTGTTTGGTGATCTCACGAAGATGCCGCATCTCCTTGTAGCTGGACAAACAGCTTCTGGAAAATCTGTAGGGATGAATGGTTTTTTGATATCTATGCTCTATAAGTTTTCACCATCTGAGCTCAAGCTTATCATGGTCGATCCAAAGCGTGTGGAGCTCTCAGTTTATAACGGTATTCCTCATCTTCTGACTCCAGTTATTACCAATCCTGAAAAGGCACTTAATTCACTTAAGTGGTGTGTAGCAGAGATGTTACGTCGATATGATATGGCAACCAAAGTAAATGCTCGTAATCTCAAGGAATATAACGCAAAAGTAACAAAACAAGAACGACTTCCATATATTGTCATCGTTATTGATGAACTTGCTGATCTCATGATGTCTGGTCAGAAAAAAGAAGTAGAGTGAAATATCGCTCGTATAGCGCAAATGGCCAGAGCAGTCGGTATGCACTTAATTGTAGCAACGCAACGTCCATCGGTCGATGTTATTACTGGTCTTATCAAAGCGAATATACCATCTAGAATAGCATTTACGGTTGCTTCTCAAATCGATTCTAGAACGGTTCTTGATAAGATGGGGGCAGAGGACTTACTTGGACGTTGAGATATGCTCTATTTCCCAACAGGGAATCTATCTGCTGAGCGTGTTCAAGGTATGCTGGTAGAAACTGATGAAATAGAAGCAGTCGTGAATCAGCTCAAATTGACCGTGGATCCAGATATGCTCAAAAATATGCAAGATCCAGAAATAGCAGACGGGAAATCATCTACAGCAGGTTCTATCATGGAGTGATACCAATGAGACCAAGATGAATCTCCAGAAATTATAGAAAAAGCGATTCAAGTAGTCAAAGAATCTAAAAAGGGAAGTACTTCTCTCATCCAACGCAAGCTTGGTCTTGGGTATGCGAGAGCAGCCAAGGTTCTTGATATCCTCGAGGAGCTCTGAGTTGTTTGACCTGCCAATGGGAGTAAGCCAAGAGATGTGTATGTTGATTAG